CTGCGCGTCCAATTGGAGGCGCTGGCGGACAAGCTATGCGGGTTGCCGCTCGCCGAGCGCCAGAAGCTGCCCGGCCTCCTGCCCAGGCGCGAGGACGTGATTCCCGCCGGCTGCCTCATCCTGCTCGAGGGCCTCCGGGCACTCGGGCTCGACCGATGCCTCGTGAGCGACCGGGGCCTGTGTTGGGGCCTGCTCGCGCACCGCTTCGGAGCCACCCGCTCCTGAACACCCCTGCTGGCTGGACGGCCAGGGCCGGCGTGTGTCTCAAGAAAGGCTGAACGCTTAGGATTTGGATTGAGCTACCTCTTGGCAGAGGAGACTACCAAATTGAACGAGAGACGGGAGGCGCCTCCGGACGCGTCTTTCTCTTGCGCACTGCCAACCCTTCGCTCGTCCCTCAAACCTTCGCAGTCAAAACCATCGACTTCGACAAGGCTGACAAGGCTAAATCGCGCGGAGACACCCATGGCGTTGAGCCGATCTGGGTTGGGCTGACATCTGGAAGGAACTTGTCGGACCAGAATTCGCTCGGAAGGCATTCCGTCCTTATCTTGCGCCCGAGCGGCTCCACGGAACTTTTGAGCGCGAACCTCAAGCCTCGCGCTTGCCTCCTCCTCACCTGCTTGAGGGACGCGCTCAACCCAGGCCCGCGCACGGGCGGGCGAAAGGTGTCCGCCTGCCTGCTTTCGGTTGCAGGAAGTGTTTCAACTGACGCGGCGAGTGGGTGTTAGCGTCCGCCGCATGATGAGAACTTCGCCGTGGCTGCTCGTGCTCGCCGTGTCGCTGTGGGGCTGTGACAAGGGCCCCATGGAGAACCCCCCTCCGTCGATCGTCGTCGGGGAGGAGGTGGTCACCGATGATGGTCCCGTGAGGGGGCGCTTCGCGTCCGATCTGGTCCTCTTCCAGGGCATTCCGTACGCCGCACCCCCCACGGGAAACCTGCGCTGGGCACCGCCCGTGCGCCCCGAGCCCTGGACCACGCCGAGACAGGCCACCGCGTTCGGCCCCGTGTGTCCCCAGACCAAGAGCACCCCCGCGCAGTCGGAGGACTGCCTGACCCTCAACCTCTGGGCCCATCCCAAAGGCCCGGCGCGCGCCGTCCTGGTGTGGATCCACGGCGGCGGCTTCGTCGAGGGGGACGCGGGGGAGCAGTGGTACGACGGCGCGGAATTGGCGCGCCGCCAGGACATCGTCGTGGTGTCGGTGAACTACCGGCTGGGACTGCTCGGATTCCTCGCGCTTCCCCAGCTCACCGCGCCGGATGGGGGCACGGGCAACTGGGGGCTGCGCGATCAGATCGCCGCCCTGGATTGGGTGCGCCGCAACATCGCCGCGTTCGGCGGAGACCCTTCGCGGGTGATGATCACCGGGGAGTCCGCGGGGGGCGCCTCGGTGGTGGCGCTGCTGGCGTCGCCCCCCGCCCAGGGGCTGTTCCAGCGGGCGGCGATCCAGTCGGGCCTCTACCGCTCGGTGCTGGCGAAGGACGAGCCCGTGGGCGCGTTCCCGTCCGCCTCGCTCGTGGGGCTCCAGAGCGCCATCCGCCTGGGTTGCAGCTCCGGGGACATCGCGGCCTGCCTGCGCGGCAAGACGCCCGCCCAGGTGCTCGAGGCGCAGTCGCAGCTGAGCCCGGTCTACGAGCTGGGAATCGCCCTGACGCCCACGCTGCCCGTGGTGGACGGCGTCATCCTGACGGAGCGGCCGCTCGCGCGGTTGCGCTCGGGCTCCGGGGACGTGCCGGTGTTGATGGGGGCCAATGACGACGAGCTGAGCTTCGTGATGGCCAGCTCCGGCGTGGTGGGCAACGCAGGCGACTTCGGCCGCTACGTCGACCTCATGGGCGCGGGGGCGAAGAAGGAGGAGCTCACGGCGCTCTATCAGCCGTCCGTCGTGGGCGAGGTGGTGGCCGCGACCGCGCTGGGGACGGATGTGTCCTTCACCTGCCCCGCGCGGAAGCTGGCCGAGGTGAGCGCCGCCGCGGGCTCGTCCAACGCCTGGCTCTACCGCTTTGGCCACGCGTTGCCGAATGGACCCCTGGCGGCGCTGGGCGTCGTCCATGGCACGGACCTGCTCTACCTCTTCGGGCGGTTCGATCAGGTGGCCACCACGCCGACGCAGGCGGACCTCGAGCTGTCCGCGCGGGTCCAGGACGCCTGGGGCTCGCTGGCGCGCACCGGGGTGCCGACCACCACTCCGGAGTGGCCGGCCTTCAGCCCGGCGGGCGGGTTCCTCACCTGGAACACCCCCATCTCGACGGAGACGACGTGGCGCTCCGGACGCTGCGCCACGCTGGAGGCGCTGGGGCTGCTTCCCGAGTGACCCGCGGTGACGGTCCGCGGTGACGGGCTGGGGCGTGGCGCCACGTCACGGGTCTGTAGCTGAAGGACCAGTTGCCGGTGCGGCTGTTGTTGCCCTGGAGGTCCTGCTCGCCACGCATGGGGAGAATAGAAGGCCTGTGGAGGGTGAGGGCAGGAGCGCAGGGGCGGAGGGGGGCCGCTGAAGGGGGCGGCCCGAGCAGTGCGCCAGGTGGAGGGAGAAGCCGCGCAGCCCCTTGGGGAACACGCCTGCCCAGGCCGCCTTCCCATGAGGAGCGCGGCAGTGGCCTGGCTCTCTTGGCTGGGGCGGCTCGGGCCTCAACACCACGCGGTCGGGGGGAGCCCTCGCGCCGGGGCCAGGCTCGCACCTGCCGTGGCCAGGCCCAGGTGCTGCACAATCGCTCGCACTCCACCCCCTGCCTTCACGTACGTCAGCACCCGCCGCCTGCCTCCACACCTCACGCAGACGAACACGTCGAAGTCGAACGTCCTGCTGAGCAACTCTGCCTGGTCCACTGGCGGCGTCCTCTCCTTCCTCCGCTCCTTGCTGGCCGCTACCTCAAGCCTCGCGCTTGCCTCCTCCGCACCTGCTTGAGGGAACAGTACCTCTGGCCGATTCGCCGACAAGCTCCTAGCTCAATCACGCTGAGCTGCTGCTACCCGCCTTTTGCGAGCGCTACCTACAAGAGGGGACTGGGCCAGCCGTGACGAGCTCATCGAGCACCTCGACGCCGGCTGGCACGAGTACAACCGCTTCTACGCCCACCCCTTCACCTAGTCCTGGACTCGCGCCAAGATGCACTCGTGGGTGGACCGGCACCTGTCCTGACTATGTTGAAAAACGTGTCGGACTCTCCGCTAGAACCCTTGCACCCGGACGGGGGTGGTGCGTTGGGTGGTGGTGCCGTCGCCCAGCTGGCCGTGGTCATTGAGGCCACAGGCCCAGAGGGTGCCGTCCCGTTTCAGCGCCAGGGAGTGGTAGGTGCCCGCCGCGAGGGCGATGACGTTGTAGAGGCCCGGAACCTGGACGGGAGAGGTGCGGCGGGTAGTGGTGCCGTCACCCAGTTGACCATCGTTGTTGTCGCCCCAGGCCCAGAGCGTCCCATCCTGCTTCAGCGCCAGGGTGTGCAAGACGCCCGCGGCAAGGGCGATGACATTGGAGATGCCTGCCACCTGGACCGGGGAGGAGCGATGGGTGGTGGTGCCGTCGCCCAGCTGGCCATTGGCGTTGTTGCCCCAGGCCCAGACGGTGCCATCCTGTTTCAACGCCAGGGAGTGGGTGCCCGCCGCGAGGGCGATGACATTGGAGAGGCCTGGCACTTGAACAGGGGAGGCGCGATAGGTGGTGGTACCGTCACCCACTTGGCCCTGGTTATTGTAGCCCCAGGCCCAGACGGTACCGTCCTGCTTTAGCGCCAGGGAGTGGGTGCCGCCTGCGGCGAGGGCGATGATGTTGGAGAGTCCGGGCACCTGGATGGGAGAGGTGCGTGGGGACAATGTGCCATCACCTAGCTGGCCTTGGCTATTGCTACCCCAGGCCCAGACGGAGCCATCCTGCTTCAGCGCCAGGGTGTGGCCATTGCCCGCAGCGAGGTCGATAATGTTTGACAGACCGGGCACCTGGGCGGGGGAGGGGCGTAGGGTGGTGGTGCCGTCACCCAGCTGGCCGCCGCTATTGTTGCCCCAGACCCAGGCGGTGCCGTCCTGCTTCAGCGCCAGGGTGTGCGCGTTGCCCGCGGCGAGGTCGATGATGTTGGAGAGGCCGGGCACCTGGACGGGGGTGGTGCGTTGGATGGTGGTGCCGTCGCCCAGCTGGCCGACGGCATTGTAGCCCCATGCCCAGAGCATTCCGTCCTGCTTCAGCATCACGGAGTAGCTATAGCCTGCGGCGAGGGTTTGTGCCGGAGCGGTGCTGCACGCGGGCAGGCCTGTGACGGTGAAGGACTGGGAGGAGGAGGCGCCCAGTGCGTTGGAAACGGTGACAGTGACAGTGGGAGTCGAGGACGAGGAGATACAGGAGGGGGCCGTCCACACCACCTCGCTGGTGCCAGCGGTGGTGGTGGGCGTGCCGGGGGTGCCCGTGGTGGAGGCCCAGGAGAAGCTCAGGGCGCTGCCCTGGGGGTCTACCGCCTTCACGCGGAACGTCACGGTGCCGTTGGCGGAAGCGGAGGCCGCGGACTGGAACGTCTCGGTGATGTCGGGAGGAAAGACGGCTGTCTTCCTGGGGCCCACGCAGAGGGAGAGGGTGCCCGTCGTCTGGCCGCCAATGGGCTGGCCATTGCGGAAGTCGGTGACGGTGACGGTGAGGTTGCAGTTGTTGCAGGTGCTGCTGCCGGGCAGTGCGGTGGCGGTGAAGCTCGCAGTGGTGGAGGTGGCGTTGGTCCAGGTGCCGGGGCAGGAGGCCGACCAGATGTAGGCCAGGGTGTCGCCGTCGTTGTCGCTGGCGGTGGTGGAGACGGTGGTGGACTCATTGACCTCCAGGGCGGTGGAAGTGGCGGAGACGTTGCCCACCTGAGGCCAGGTATTGAGAGAGGCGTTGACGGCGGCGTCACCCTTGCCCGAGGTGACGTTGACGTTGAAGGTGACCTTGCCCTGCAGGCCCTTGGAGTCCGTCACCGTGAGCGTCAGGGGAACGGTGGCGGCGGAAACAGGCGCTGTCCAGGTGGTGGAGAGGCTGGAGGATTGGGCGAAGCTACCCGAGGGAGCGCTCCAGGCGTAGGTGAGGGTGTCGCCTGGATTGGCATCGGAGGCAGAGGCATTGAGCGTCACCGTACCGCCGGGCTCGACGGTACCAGGCGCGGCGGACAGGGCGGTGATGACAGGCGCGGCATTGGAGAAGGGAGCTGCGGGGCTGACCTCCTGCAAGGTGAGGGAAACGGCTGTCGTCTGTTTGGCGAGGATGGCGACGCCGGTG
The sequence above is drawn from the Archangium gephyra genome and encodes:
- a CDS encoding RCC1 domain-containing protein, which produces MTRMTKLVWLYLTATLVAGCGAPSPQEEDTTGSAQLFGTMAQAITSADVTLVRVTVSAADMPTRTAELVKTNNQWSGLIGKLPAGTGRTFSGEAFNSSGTKLYAGSATGVAILAKQTTAVSLTLQEVSPAAPFSNAAPVITALSAAPGTVEPGGTVTLNASASDANPGDTLTYAWSAPSGSFAQSSSLSTTWTAPVSAATVPLTLTVTDSKGLQGKVTFNVNVTSGKGDAAVNASLNTWPQVGNVSATSTALEVNESTTVSTTASDNDGDTLAYIWSASCPGTWTNATSTTASFTATALPGSSTCNNCNLTVTVTDFRNGQPIGGQTTGTLSLCVGPRKTAVFPPDITETFQSAASASANGTVTFRVKAVDPQGSALSFSWASTTGTPGTPTTTAGTSEVVWTAPSCISSSSTPTVTVTVSNALGASSSQSFTVTGLPACSTAPAQTLAAGYSYSVMLKQDGMLWAWGYNAVGQLGDGTTIQRTTPVQVPGLSNIIDLAAGNAHTLALKQDGTAWVWGNNSGGQLGDGTTTLRPSPAQVPGLSNIIDLAAGNGHTLALKQDGSVWAWGSNSQGQLGDGTLSPRTSPIQVPGLSNIIALAAGGTHSLALKQDGTVWAWGYNNQGQVGDGTTTYRASPVQVPGLSNVIALAAGTHSLALKQDGTVWAWGNNANGQLGDGTTTHRSSPVQVAGISNVIALAAGVLHTLALKQDGTLWAWGDNNDGQLGDGTTTRRTSPVQVPGLYNVIALAAGTYHSLALKRDGTLWACGLNDHGQLGDGTTTQRTTPVRVQGF
- a CDS encoding carboxylesterase/lipase family protein, with amino-acid sequence MMRTSPWLLVLAVSLWGCDKGPMENPPPSIVVGEEVVTDDGPVRGRFASDLVLFQGIPYAAPPTGNLRWAPPVRPEPWTTPRQATAFGPVCPQTKSTPAQSEDCLTLNLWAHPKGPARAVLVWIHGGGFVEGDAGEQWYDGAELARRQDIVVVSVNYRLGLLGFLALPQLTAPDGGTGNWGLRDQIAALDWVRRNIAAFGGDPSRVMITGESAGGASVVALLASPPAQGLFQRAAIQSGLYRSVLAKDEPVGAFPSASLVGLQSAIRLGCSSGDIAACLRGKTPAQVLEAQSQLSPVYELGIALTPTLPVVDGVILTERPLARLRSGSGDVPVLMGANDDELSFVMASSGVVGNAGDFGRYVDLMGAGAKKEELTALYQPSVVGEVVAATALGTDVSFTCPARKLAEVSAAAGSSNAWLYRFGHALPNGPLAALGVVHGTDLLYLFGRFDQVATTPTQADLELSARVQDAWGSLARTGVPTTTPEWPAFSPAGGFLTWNTPISTETTWRSGRCATLEALGLLPE